The genomic DNA GCTTGGCACCGTCCCGACCATCGGATCGTTCGTTTGGCCGCACCGTTTTTTGCACGTCGTTTCAGCGGCATGCATTGGTCGATCCTAACACCTGACGAATCGGTGACTTGGGATCAGACTTCGTTGCACTACGGACATGGAGTCCCTGTATCGGAAGCTCCCGACGAAGATGCGTTGGAAGATCTGTGGAAGGCCTATTACGCATCGATCTTCAATCCGGCACGCGTGAAGGTCGCCGCGATGAAGCGTGAGATGCCCGTGCGACACTGGCCCACGCTGCCCGAAGCAACGCTGATCGACGACCTGTTGCGACAGGCACCTGCCCGTGCCGACGCGATGATTCAAACCAACGAAGGCTTTGCCGAAACGGCGGCCCACTTCATGCCCGAGCATGGCGACTTGGTGTCGCTGCGCCTTGCGGCCGCCACCTGCCGTGCCTGTTCGTTGCACCAGTGTGCCACGCAAACGGTCTTCGGCGAAGGTTCGCCGTTGGCTCGCATCGTGTTGGTCGGAGAGCAACCAGGCGACCGCGAGGATATCGAGGGGCATCCGTTTGTCGGCCCGGCAGGCAAGCTGCTCGACGAAGCGTTGGAACACGCGGGGATCGATCGCCGCGACGTCTACATCACCAACGTCGTCAAACATTTCAAATTTAGGGAAACCGAGACTCCGCGCGGCAAGCGGCGTTTGCATCAGAAACCGGATTCGCGAGAGATCTACGCCTGTCGGCCTTGGTTGGAGGCGGAGCTTGCCGCGATCGGTCCGCAGGTGGTTGTTTGTCTGGGAGCAACCGCGGCCCAACCGTTGTTTGGTCGCGACTTTGGAATCACAAAGGATCGAGGAAAGGTGATGCGAACCGATTGGTGCGACAGCACGATCGCAACTTGGCATCCGGCAGCGATTCTGCGGATGCAAGATGCGGTGCGACAAGCGCAGATGCGGACGCAGCTTGTCGACGACCTGGCATCGGTTAAGTAGCGGGTCGATGGAGGAACTGGTTTGCGCGCGACTCGGGGGGAGTTCGCCTGAAGGCTCGACTCCAGCACTTGCACCGGGATTAGAGATACGCCTCGATCGCTTCGGCGAGCGCTTCGGCAATCGAGTCTTTGTAACGCGCGTCTTTTAGCCTTCGTTCATCCGATTCGGCGTTCGTCTTTCCGGGGCCGGTGATGAAGCTGATTTCCACCAAACAACGAGCCGTTTTGGCGACGTGATTCTGTGGATTCAAAACGCCCAGCCGTCGCTCATCTTTGATTCCGCGATCCCGATAGCCAGTGGCACCGACTGTCGCTTTCTGAACTAGATTGGCCAACACGTACGACCTTTCTGGCGGCCGGGTGCCTGGCCAGACAAGTGTTTCGGTTCCCTGCACGCTTGGATTGGAAAAGCCGTTGAAGTGGATCGAAAGAAAGACATCCGCCGCTGCGTCTCGAGCAACGTGAGCTCGCGCGGCAATCCCGACGTTCACGTCGGTCTGTCGAGTCATCCGCACGTCGTGCATCGCCGACAGGATTCGCTGCACCCGTTTGGCGATGTCCAAGGTGAGCTCTTTCTCGAGCGTCCCCTCCGGCGCCGTCGCATTGTTCGGGGATGATCCGCCTACTTTTGTGTCACCTCCGTGCCCAGCGTCGATCACGATGATCGCCATAACTTCTTGCCTTGTTTTGTGCGGTTACATGCTGTCGGACACTTCCGTCATGGCCGGGTGGCGTCCGGATCGGGCCGGTGGAGCAATCAAAGATTTCCGTCGGTTACGCTGTCGATTTTATCCTGCATCGTTTGGTCGCGGTCGGTGCGCGTTCCGACCTTGATGCTTGTCGTGATGCGCGGCGCTCCCATCGCATGAACACGCTCGTGGCAACGCTTGATCGCGGCAAAGACATCGTCCCAGTCACCCTCAATATTTGTGCCGTAGGCGTGAAGCTGGTGCTCCAAACCGGCTTCTTGCAATAGCTTCTGGCATTCGGCTACGTACTTGCTGACCGAAACGCCAACTCCCATCGGAACGACGCACAAATCGACGATTACTTTCATTTCAATTGATTCCCCAAGGCACCGGCCTTGTCTTCGGT from Rosistilla oblonga includes the following:
- a CDS encoding MTH1187 family thiamine-binding protein; translated protein: MKVIVDLCVVPMGVGVSVSKYVAECQKLLQEAGLEHQLHAYGTNIEGDWDDVFAAIKRCHERVHAMGAPRITTSIKVGTRTDRDQTMQDKIDSVTDGNL
- a CDS encoding UdgX family uracil-DNA binding protein (This protein belongs to the uracil DNA glycosylase superfamily, members of which act in excision repair of DNA. However, it belongs more specifically to UdgX branch, whose founding member was found to bind uracil in DNA (where it does not belong), without cleaving it, appears to promote DNA repair by a pathway involving RecA, rather than base excision.) encodes the protein MQSIHVETFDDWRDAARRLLASGVSPTDVQWIGGAERSLFDDAPSPTAAGLGGEGTTPSVPKAFLELARYVACHRESGRWSLLYRMLWRLTHGEPHLLQVTTDDDVHQLTLMRKGVSRDIHKMKAFVRFRKLETGGAEEQFIAWHRPDHRIVRLAAPFFARRFSGMHWSILTPDESVTWDQTSLHYGHGVPVSEAPDEDALEDLWKAYYASIFNPARVKVAAMKREMPVRHWPTLPEATLIDDLLRQAPARADAMIQTNEGFAETAAHFMPEHGDLVSLRLAAATCRACSLHQCATQTVFGEGSPLARIVLVGEQPGDREDIEGHPFVGPAGKLLDEALEHAGIDRRDVYITNVVKHFKFRETETPRGKRRLHQKPDSREIYACRPWLEAELAAIGPQVVVCLGATAAQPLFGRDFGITKDRGKVMRTDWCDSTIATWHPAAILRMQDAVRQAQMRTQLVDDLASVK
- a CDS encoding N-acetylmuramoyl-L-alanine amidase family protein; protein product: MAIIVIDAGHGGDTKVGGSSPNNATAPEGTLEKELTLDIAKRVQRILSAMHDVRMTRQTDVNVGIAARAHVARDAAADVFLSIHFNGFSNPSVQGTETLVWPGTRPPERSYVLANLVQKATVGATGYRDRGIKDERRLGVLNPQNHVAKTARCLVEISFITGPGKTNAESDERRLKDARYKDSIAEALAEAIEAYL